The sequence GAGCTCTTCGAGGCCATATCCAGAAGTTATTCACTCGATCATCCGGACGTCGTTACCTCGTTGGAGTTCGAACGAATGCTCCGGGCCGCTACGAAAACCGGAGAACTGCTGCGACCATCGAACGGTGCGCCAGTGAAGAGGGTAGGTTTTATCCAGTGTGTCGGCTCGCGGTGCACCGAGAACGAGCAGTGCTCCACCGTTTGCTGCGCTTATACGGCGAGGGAGGCGTGGATATTGAAGCGGCGATTCCCTGGTGTTGATACTTACATCTTTTACCTGGATTTACGGGTATTTGGAAAGGACGAGGCGTTAGTGGAAGAGATAAGGAACAGATATAACGTGAAGTACATACGGTCGCGAGTGCCCGAGGTCGTTTCTGAGGGCGAGACCTTGACGGTTAAGTTCGAGGATTTCGAGCAGGGATCGGTTGCGCGATTGGATCTCGACATGGTGGTCCTCGCGGTTGGGCTCCGGCCGTCAAGAACGGTACGTAAACTCGCGGAAATAACCGGCGTAAAGACGGACGGTAACTCGGGCTACGTAGAAACGAGCTTCACGAAGCCACTGGAGACGAACATTTCAGGCATCTTCGTCTGCGGGACCGCGAACGCACCGATGAAAGTGTGGGAAAGTGTGGCGCAGGGCAGTGCAGCCGCTTTAAAGGCTTCTTTACTCTCTGAGCGCGTCGAGCGGCTGGAAAAGGATCGTGAAGTGGTTGCGGCTGACGTTGAGCCACGGATCGGGGTCTTCATCTGCGGGTGTGAGGGTGAAATAAGCAATTCCGTGGATATCTCCGCGGTTGTTGAGCGTATAAAGAACCAAAACGGCGTTGTTTACGTAAACGGCGAGATAAACACCTGCGAGGACGTACGGACTGTGATAGAGCGGGAGATAAGAGCCCAACGCCTGAACCGGGTAGTATTTGCCGGCTGCACACCGCGAGGGCATGAAGAGCTGTTCAGAGGCGCATGTGCGAAGGCAGGGTTGAATCCCTATCTGCTGGAGATCGCGAACATACGGGAGCACTGTGCATGGGTGCACGAGCGCGAAGACGCGACTGAAGTGGCCGTAGATCTTATAACTATGGCGGTCGAACGCGCGAGACATCTTGAAGATCAGCCCGCCGAGCTCTATCCGGTGACGCCGAAAGCGCTCGTTATCGGTGGCGGTGCCGCGGGAATGTCCGCTGCGCTCGACATTGCAAATGCAGGGTATGACGTTTATCTCGTAGAGAAAGAGCCAAAACTCGGCGGATTGCTGAACACCATCCCGAAGTTACTAACTGGAGAAAGTGCTTCTGACGTTTTAAACGGTCTTGTTGCCCGAATAAAAGATAATGCACGGGTAACGGTGTATACCAATGCGAAAGTAGCGGATGTTTGGGGCAGATCCGGGGAATTCAAGGCACGAATACGCGGAGATAGGGCGGATGTGGAGCTAGAATTTGGCGTTGCTGTACTCGCGACTGTTGCAAGCGAATCCGCACCTGAAGGCGGGTATTTCGGCTATGGGCACGATAAAAACGTAATAACGCAATCCGAGTTTGCAACGATGCTGGAGGACGGCCCTGCCGTGGAGGATGCCAGCACAATCGTTATGATTCAAGATGGGGCGCCAGGCGAAGGAGTGTATCAAAAGCAGAACAGCATCAGCGTAGTAACGAACGCATTACGAGCGAAGAAACTTAAGCCTGAATCGAACGTATTCGTACTCCACCAGGAGATCAAGACGTACGGTAAATGGGAATTGGTCTACCGCGAGGCGCGAGAACGAGGCGTAATCTTTCTCAGATACGATAAAGAGCGTCCGCCAGAAGTGGAGGACGGCATCATCTCCGTTCACGAAGTTACACTTAATGACGAGCTACTGTTACAGCCCGATCTGGTCGTGCTGAGCACGCGGATGAAACCGTATGAAGGGAATGAACACCTGAGCGAGCTGTTCAAAATCCCGCTGGATGAAAATGGATTCTTTCTGGAAGCACGCGAGCGCCCGCGTATGAACCTGACGCCCGTTGATACACCTAACAAAGGCGTGTTCATCTGTGGTTCTGCCATTCACCCTACAACGCTGGATGAATGCTTTGTTCTGGCCAGTGCAGCGGCATCACGGGCTTGCGGCATCCTATCTAAGGAGTTTATAGCGGCGGAACCGCAAACTGCACGCGTGGACGAGACACTTTGCAGGGGCTGCGGGCTCTGTGAGCAGATCTGCGAATACGGAGCGATAACGCTTAAAGAATCGGGCGGCTTACTGGTAGCCGAAGTGAACGATGCTCTCTGCAAGGGCTGTGGTGTGTGCGCCGTCGCGTGCCCCGCCAGAGCGATTACCTGTAGATATTCATCCTTAGAACAAATAAGATCGATGATTGAAGCGATTACGTAGGAGCTTATGGACGAAAAAGGATTCGAACCGCAGATATTGGTCTTCTGCTGTAACTGGTGCGCGTACGCAAGCGCAGACCTGTCAGGTACGGCCAGGCTTCAGTATCCGCCAGGGGTACGAATAGTACGCGTGATGTGTGCAGGCCGTGTAGACCCCTATCTCGTGCTCCGAGCGTTCGAACGCGGGTTTGACGGCGTTATGATCGCGGGCTGCCACCTCGGAGACTGCCATTACCTTTCGGGTAACGAGAAGGCGGAGCAGCGGGTTTTGATGCTCAAGGAATTGCTCGGCGTTATCGGCATTGAGCCCGGACGGTTGAAGATCCTGTTTGTTTCGGCAGCCGAAGGCGGAAAGTTCGCAAAGGAGGTAACGGGATTCGTAGAGGAAATTAAGCGCATTGGCAAGAACGAGATAAGGGTAGAAAAGCCGAAAGCCAAATTAAAAGATTTAGATACCATTATTGCGGATACTGCAGTTTACTACTGCGCGGAATGTGGCAAATGCACCTCTATTTGCCCTGTTTCTGAGGTGAAGGATTTTTCGCCGCGCGTTACCGTTGGCAACGCCATTTTCGGGTTCGATACCGACGTGGAGCAGGTAGCGTTTGATTGCCTCACCTGCGGGCGATGCAAGGACGTCTGCCCCGCGGTGGTGGATTATCCAGAATTCACGCGACAAGTGAGGCGGAAAATGCTCTTGGAAGGCTACGAAGCGCGACCAACTCACGGCAACCTCTTCCTCTCATCGGCACGCATAATGGCGCAAACGGAAATAGACGGTAGATTTAGACGGGCTCTGTTTGAAGGGCTCAAAACGAGTTCAAAAGGGGACGTCGTATATTTCACCGGATGCTCTCCGCTGTACCAGTTCCTTTTCAAGGAGGTGGGCTGCTCACTTGATAATCCGCTGGAACGCATAGGCGATGACGTAGCCCGCATACCGAGGGACGCGGTATTCCTGATGAACAAAGCAGGTGTGGCACCCGTGATCCTGGAGCAGGAGAAGTGCTGCGGGCATGACCTTTACTGGATCGGAGACGACGAGAACTTTGAGACGCTTGCGAGATACAACACTTCGCTTATGAAGGACGCAGGCGCGAAACGAGTGGTGTGCTCATGCCCCGAGGGCTACTGGATAATGAAACAGAAATACCCGAAAGTCACGGACTTTGATCTCGAAGTTTTGCACATTTCAGAGTTCCTGCAGGAGCAGGTGGAAAAAGGCACGCTGATACTGCGCCTGGGCGAAAACGGAAAGGAACCGCGGAAAAAGGTTACGTATCAGGACCCGTGCAGGCTTGGCAAATATCTCGGTGTGTATGACGCGCCGCGATTCTTACTGGAGGAAGCCGGATTTGAAGTCGCGGAGATGGCGCATTCACGGGATATTGCGAACTGTTGCGGCGGCCCGAATGCGTGGGTTGGCTGCGGAAGCGCGAACCGAATGATGCAACTGGACAGATTGGAGGAGGCGACGGCGACCAAAAGTGAGGTGCTGGTAACCTCATGCCCGAAATGTCAAGCGCATTTGAAATGCGGGCAGTGTGGCGAACTCCCGGCCGGTAGAGACGTCGAGATCGAGATAAAGGATCTGGTAACGATCCTCGCGGAAGCGGTTAGGGAGGCGGAATAATATGGGACGCGTTTTGGTGATTGGAGGGGGCATAGCGGGAATACAGGCGGCTTTAGACCTTGGCGATCGAGGACACGACGTTTACCTCGTGGAAAAGAAGCCTTCCATCGGCGGCCGAATGGCGCAGCTTGATAAGACATTCCCCACCAATGACTGCTCCATCTGCATACTCGCGCCTAAAATGTTGGAATGCTTCGACCATCCGAACGTAACGGTGATAACCAACGCGGAAGTAAAAGGGCTAGAAGGCTCAGCGGGAGACTTCAAAGTGAAGATCCTGAAGAAGCCCCGTTATGTGGATGAGGCTAAATGCACCGGTTGTGGCGATTGTGCTTGGGCTTGCCGGCTCAAAGGGCGATTTCCTGACGATTTCAATATGGGTCTGGGCAAGCGATCCGCGATCTCGCTCTATTTCATCCAAGCAGTCCCACGCGTGGCGCTCATCGACGACGAGCACTGTCTCATGCTTACGAAAGGGAAATGCGGGAAATCACCACCCTGCGTTGACGCGTGCGGACCTAAAGCCATCGATTTCGCGCAGAAGCCGGAAGAGATCAAACTCGATGTCGATGCGATCATTGTAGCGACTGGCTATGACTTGCTTGACCCGTCGCAGTTCAAAGAGTACGGTTACGGCGTCTACGTGAATGTGATAACGGCATTTGAATTCGAGCGGCTTATATGCGCCGGTGGGCCGAAAGAGGGGCATCTTGTACGGCCTTCGGACGGCGAAGTGCCGAAGACAATCACGTTCATTCAATGCGTCGGATTGCGGGACCGCGATAACTATCCGTATTGTTGCAGTGTCTGCTGCTTAAATT is a genomic window of Methanomicrobia archaeon containing:
- a CDS encoding CoB--CoM heterodisulfide reductase iron-sulfur subunit A family protein, which gives rise to MGIAVVGGGISGISAALDLARSGFTVYLIEKNQELGGKMSELAECKVGLAPLIAEVENHPNIELLLSSELEAVSGSAGNFTLTVSGKEITVESIVLAPGYELFEAISRSYSLDHPDVVTSLEFERMLRAATKTGELLRPSNGAPVKRVGFIQCVGSRCTENEQCSTVCCAYTAREAWILKRRFPGVDTYIFYLDLRVFGKDEALVEEIRNRYNVKYIRSRVPEVVSEGETLTVKFEDFEQGSVARLDLDMVVLAVGLRPSRTVRKLAEITGVKTDGNSGYVETSFTKPLETNISGIFVCGTANAPMKVWESVAQGSAAALKASLLSERVERLEKDREVVAADVEPRIGVFICGCEGEISNSVDISAVVERIKNQNGVVYVNGEINTCEDVRTVIEREIRAQRLNRVVFAGCTPRGHEELFRGACAKAGLNPYLLEIANIREHCAWVHEREDATEVAVDLITMAVERARHLEDQPAELYPVTPKALVIGGGAAGMSAALDIANAGYDVYLVEKEPKLGGLLNTIPKLLTGESASDVLNGLVARIKDNARVTVYTNAKVADVWGRSGEFKARIRGDRADVELEFGVAVLATVASESAPEGGYFGYGHDKNVITQSEFATMLEDGPAVEDASTIVMIQDGAPGEGVYQKQNSISVVTNALRAKKLKPESNVFVLHQEIKTYGKWELVYREARERGVIFLRYDKERPPEVEDGIISVHEVTLNDELLLQPDLVVLSTRMKPYEGNEHLSELFKIPLDENGFFLEARERPRMNLTPVDTPNKGVFICGSAIHPTTLDECFVLASAAASRACGILSKEFIAAEPQTARVDETLCRGCGLCEQICEYGAITLKESGGLLVAEVNDALCKGCGVCAVACPARAITCRYSSLEQIRSMIEAIT
- a CDS encoding hydrogenase iron-sulfur subunit, which translates into the protein MDEKGFEPQILVFCCNWCAYASADLSGTARLQYPPGVRIVRVMCAGRVDPYLVLRAFERGFDGVMIAGCHLGDCHYLSGNEKAEQRVLMLKELLGVIGIEPGRLKILFVSAAEGGKFAKEVTGFVEEIKRIGKNEIRVEKPKAKLKDLDTIIADTAVYYCAECGKCTSICPVSEVKDFSPRVTVGNAIFGFDTDVEQVAFDCLTCGRCKDVCPAVVDYPEFTRQVRRKMLLEGYEARPTHGNLFLSSARIMAQTEIDGRFRRALFEGLKTSSKGDVVYFTGCSPLYQFLFKEVGCSLDNPLERIGDDVARIPRDAVFLMNKAGVAPVILEQEKCCGHDLYWIGDDENFETLARYNTSLMKDAGAKRVVCSCPEGYWIMKQKYPKVTDFDLEVLHISEFLQEQVEKGTLILRLGENGKEPRKKVTYQDPCRLGKYLGVYDAPRFLLEEAGFEVAEMAHSRDIANCCGGPNAWVGCGSANRMMQLDRLEEATATKSEVLVTSCPKCQAHLKCGQCGELPAGRDVEIEIKDLVTILAEAVREAE
- a CDS encoding CoB--CoM heterodisulfide reductase iron-sulfur subunit A family protein, producing the protein MGRVLVIGGGIAGIQAALDLGDRGHDVYLVEKKPSIGGRMAQLDKTFPTNDCSICILAPKMLECFDHPNVTVITNAEVKGLEGSAGDFKVKILKKPRYVDEAKCTGCGDCAWACRLKGRFPDDFNMGLGKRSAISLYFIQAVPRVALIDDEHCLMLTKGKCGKSPPCVDACGPKAIDFAQKPEEIKLDVDAIIVATGYDLLDPSQFKEYGYGVYVNVITAFEFERLICAGGPKEGHLVRPSDGEVPKTITFIQCVGLRDRDNYPYCCSVCCLNSTKGSILAKEHYPEIETYILYSELRAVGKRSQEYVDRGRDEYRIKYIRGMPGELLEDPETKNIIIKYEDMDSGTIERMEAELVVLNTAPIPGKSSKELAEVLGIAVDEYGFFSPKDPLGAPIETEKKGIFLIGYAQGPKDIPESVAQASAAAAEASEIIARKSSRGDEGGEKE